The DNA window TACTTCAAAGAACAGGGCTTGGTTCGCAATTCCGACTTCGAACGGCTCTCGCTGCGCATGAAATCCGAGTACCAAGCCGCCAAGCGGCTGAAGGTAGGCGAGGATTTCAACATCTCGATGACCAACCAGAAGTACTTGAACAGTGGCAGCTTGTTCCGCGACGCGTTCAACGACGACCCTATCACGCCGGCTCGGGTGCCGGGCACGTCGGGCAACCCCTACGACTACTACGGCGCGTCGCCCACCGATATTGGCAACCCGTTGGCGCTGGTGGAACGCAACGACGACAAACGCAACCAGTACTTTCTGGTGGGCACCGTGTACGCCAACTACGAGTTCGTGCCGGGCTTGATTTTCGAAACCCGGTTTGGCTCCAACAACAACGTGTATGAACGCAACCTCTTCTCGCCGTTCTACACCATCGACCCCAATGAGCGCAACCAAGTGAACTCGCTCCGAAGAGAACATAACCTAGAAATCAACTGGAACAACACCAACACGCTGAACTACACCAAGTCATTCGGCGACCATAATCTCTCGGCGCTGGCCGCCGTGACGCTGGAAAAATTCACCACCCGTACGGATGCGTCCATCGGGCAAGGTATTCCGAGTAACACGCCGCAGCTGCGCTATCCCGACGCGGCCACGGCCAACTTCAGCATAGAAGGCAACGATTTTGTGAACACCATTGCCTCGCTAATTGGCCGGGTAAACTACGATTACAAGGGGCGTTACTTGCTGGGCGCGAGTATCCGTCGCGATGGGGCCTCGGTGTTTCCGTCGGCTAATCGGTGGGGCGTGTTCCCGTCGGTGTCGGCCGGCTGGTTGATTTCCGACGAAAACTTCATGAAGGAAGTAAGCGCCGTTAACTTCTTTAAACTCCGGGCCAGTTGGGGCCGCGTGGGCAACCAGAACATTCGCAGCATCACAAACAGCGCCTATATCGGTACGTTGGACCAAGTGTACTACGTGACGGGTGACACCCGCACCGAGCAGCTAGGCGTGGTACAGAACAACGTGCCCAACCCCAACGTGAAGTGGGAAACGGTAGAAGACTACGACATCGGGGCTGACCTGGCGTTTCTGGACAACAAGCTGACGGTAACGGCCGACGTGTTCCGCCGCAACACCATGGACATGCTGATGAGCCAGGCTATTCCGGGCCACGCCGGCTACGGCTACAACAGCCCCGTGACTAACATCGGCAGCATGAAAACCAACGGGTTAGATTTCTCGGTGGGCTATGCCAAATCCACTGGCGACTTCACCTACGGCGCCAACATCAACGCCACTCGCGCCATCAGCAAAATCAAAAAGCTAGCCAATGGCCAAGCCCTGTACTCCGGCAATACCCCAATTTTTGGGCGGCCCTCCAAAACCGAGGAAGGTGGATACGTAGGTGCTTTCTACGGTTACCAGACGGACGGCATTTTCCAGAGCCAGGGAGAAATCGACGCTTACAAAGGCCCATCGGGCGCACTGGTTCAGGCTGGCGCCAAGCCCGGTGATTTCCGGTTCGCCGACCTTAACAGCGACGGCGTCATTGACGCCAAAGACCAGAAGTACATCGGCAACCCTACACCCGACTTGACTTTCGGTGTGAACCTGACTGCGGGCTACAAAGGCTTCGACTTGCAGGTGTCATTGGTGGGCAGCCTCGGCAACGACTTGGTGAATGCTAACAAAGGCTGGTGGTATTCGGGTAGCTACAACTACAACAAAATCGCCGGGTTGGAAAACGAGGCGTGGCACGGCGAAGGCACCTCGAACTCGGTGCCCCGCATCGTCGCCAACGACAACAACCAGAACCTCACGCGCTTCTCGAATTTCTACGTGGAAGATGGCTCTTATGCCCGCATGCGAAACTTGCAACTCGGCTACACGCTGCCCAAGGCGGCTTCTAGTGTGCTGCGCATGAGCAGCTTGCGCCTGTACGTGAGTGCCCAGAACCTATTTACCATCACCAATTACTCTGGCCTTGACCCGGAAATCGGGTATGGCCGCTCCTACACGGATACACCGTCGGCGCTCAACCGCGGGGTTGATCTGGGCAACTACCCCACCACCCGCACCTACTTGATAGGCGCCAACATTGCTTTCTAACTCCCTCCCAGCCATTGAAACCATGAAAAAATATAGCTTCCTCCTTGCGTTGGTGCTGGGCCTATGCCTGCAATCCTGTAAGGAATTCCTGGACGAACCGCCACGCGGACAGCAGAATACCAACAACTACTACACCACCGCCGAGGAGTGCAAAGCGGCCGTAATGGGCTGCTACTCGCTCTCCGACCAAAACGACTGGTGGCAACTCGACCGCACCCGCATGTTCGGCGACGCCGGCTCCGACGACGCGTGGAAAGGCAATGCCATTGCCGGCGACCAGCGCGAGTTTGGCGACTTCTCCCGCTTCTTCTGGCTGCCGAATAATGAGTGGTTTGACAACCGGTATACCCACCTGTTTCAAGCCATTGGCAACTGCAATGCTGCGCTGGTTGGCATTGACAAGGCACCTATTGATGCCGAGCTGCAAAAGCAATTGCTGGGGGAAGTGAAGTTTATTCGGGCCTACAACTACTTCGAGTTGGTGAAAGGCTTTGGTGGGGTGCCGCTGGTGCTTACGCCTGTAACCGCTGAAGAAGCCCTGACGTATCAGCGCGCCACCACCGAAGAGTGCTACGCCCAGATCATTCAGGACTTGAAAGATGCCGCCGACGCGCTGCCTGAGAAAGGTGCCCGGGCCGCTATTGACCGAGGCCGCGCCACCAAAGGGGCTGCCAACGCCTACCTCGCCAAGGCCTATCTGTTCACGGAAAAATGGGCCGAGTCGCAGCAGTATGCCGAGAAGGTTATTGCATCGGGCCAGTACAACCTCAACGATGACTTCAGTCGGGTGTGGAGCGTGAATAATCCCAACGGCAACGAGTCTATTTTCGAATTCAACTACAACGCCAACCAAACGTTCAACCTCGGCACTGCCCTCACCGTGGTGATGCGCAGCCGGGCCGACGGCGGCTGGGGTTTCAACACGCCCAGCAGCAACTTGGAGCAGGCCTTTGTGCGGGAAAATGATCCACGCCTGAAGTATACCATCATCAAGGAAGGTGACAGCGTGGACGTGAAAACGAATAGCTTCGATTACACGAAATACAATACCAAGCCTTCCGAAAACGAATCGGGGCGCATTAGCCGTAAGATGTTTCTGCTGCTGAAAGACCGGCCGGCCAACGAGCAAAACCACGCTCCGCTCAACCGCATCGAGCTGCGCTACGCCGACTTACTGCTGATGCACGCTGAAGCTTCGTACCGCCTGGGTCAGCAAGACAAAGCCCGCACCTCGCTGAACTTGGTGCGTGCCCGTGCTAACCGCCTGAAGCCGGGCACTGTGTTGCCCCGCACTTCCTCCGGCACGGCCTTGCTGGACCATATTTGGTTGGAGCGCCGCCTGGAGCTAGCCATGGAGGGCCACCGCTACTACGATTTGGTGCGGCAGCACCGGCTGGTGGCTGTTATCCAGGCCTTCAATGCCTACAACCAAACCAGCACCGACCCCTACGACAAAGGCAAAGTGAAAGACCAGATATCCGAGAAAAACAACCTGTTCCCGATTCCGACGCCCCAGATTCAGCTTTCCGGCGGCAACGTGGCGCAGAATCCTGGGTACTAAGTTGCTTGCCAAGTAAGCATTGGCTTATATGAGAGCAAACCGGCTGGTTGACTTGAGTTAGCCGGCCGGTTTGTCTGGGTAAGCGCCGCAAGCGGCTATTCTTGTCTGTTATTTCACTTAAACAATCTGCAATGAGCATTCCAGCTCAATCGAGCGTTTCACTTTCTACGCCTCACATTTTGCCCGCCCGACAGTATGTTGCCAGGGGGCGTTTCTTGTTGGGCGCGCTCCTGCTGCTTGGGGCTTCTGGTACGAGCAGCGGGCAGGGCAGTCAAGCACGAACTAGCGCAAGTGCCAAACCGGTAACCGTACTGCTCGACGATACCAAGACATATCAAACCATCGACAACTTCAGCGCCTCCGATGCCTGGGCGTGTCAGTTTGTGGGGCAATGGCCCGCAGCCAAGAGAGAAGCTATTGCTGACTTGCTATTCAGTACCGAAAATGGGCCAAACGGTAACCCCAGAGGCATTGGCTTGTCGATGTGGCGCTTCAATATTGGAGCAGGCAGCACGCAGCAAGGCGAAGCCAGCGGTATCAAAGACGAATGGCATCGGGCCGAATCATTTCTGCTCCCTGATGGCCGCTACGACTGGACCCGGCAAGCAGGCCAAGTGTGGTTTATGCAGTCGGCTAAGCAGCGCGGGGTCAAGCAGTTTTTAGGATTTATGAATAGTCCGCCGGTGCAGTACACGCTCACCGGCAGAGCCTTTGCCGCCGACGGTAAAACCAATATTGCTCCCGCTAAGTACGAGGCCTTTGCCAAGTTTATGGCGGATGTGGTGCAGGGCGTGCAGCGTACCACCGGTATGCTATTCGACTATATTAGCCCCATCAACGAGCCACAGTGGGACTGGAGTGACCCCAAACAAGAAGGCAGCCCGTTTCGCAACGAGGAAATTGCGGGCGTAACCAAGGCGTTGAACGCAGCGCTGGAGGCGCAAAAGCTGCCTACCAAAATCTTGATTACGGAAGCCGGCAAGCTGAACTACTTGCTAGCCACCGAAGACAAGCCCGAACGGGGCGAGCAAATAACTGCCTTTTTCAGTTCTGCTTCGCCTACCTACGTGGGCAATTTGCCCCGCATGGCGCCCGTGGTAGCCGCCCACAGCTACTTCACTACTTCGCCCCACAACCA is part of the Hymenobacter volaticus genome and encodes:
- a CDS encoding SusC/RagA family TonB-linked outer membrane protein yields the protein MTHRLFRREYAACLPLFFLSVTGAYAQTSTVTGKITDESGSGLPGVTVLVKGTTTGTATDNQGNFTLSVPNAATGVLQVSFVGYRQQEVPISSRTTVDIRMAADTKALDEVVVVGYGTQEKRSLTNAVTTVQGEDIAKLTVADVGSALQGKAAGVSVVGAGSEPGSTPQILVRGISTINGNSPLYVVDGLPVANINYLNPKDIASLSVLKDAASAAIYGSRAANGVVLITTKAGVKGDPKLTLDVTYGVSNPTKTPNMASASEYASIMNLAATNSGRPLVYQDPSSFTQTTNWWDEISRRGSTQNYSVGLSGGSDRVVYSTGISYFKEQGLVRNSDFERLSLRMKSEYQAAKRLKVGEDFNISMTNQKYLNSGSLFRDAFNDDPITPARVPGTSGNPYDYYGASPTDIGNPLALVERNDDKRNQYFLVGTVYANYEFVPGLIFETRFGSNNNVYERNLFSPFYTIDPNERNQVNSLRREHNLEINWNNTNTLNYTKSFGDHNLSALAAVTLEKFTTRTDASIGQGIPSNTPQLRYPDAATANFSIEGNDFVNTIASLIGRVNYDYKGRYLLGASIRRDGASVFPSANRWGVFPSVSAGWLISDENFMKEVSAVNFFKLRASWGRVGNQNIRSITNSAYIGTLDQVYYVTGDTRTEQLGVVQNNVPNPNVKWETVEDYDIGADLAFLDNKLTVTADVFRRNTMDMLMSQAIPGHAGYGYNSPVTNIGSMKTNGLDFSVGYAKSTGDFTYGANINATRAISKIKKLANGQALYSGNTPIFGRPSKTEEGGYVGAFYGYQTDGIFQSQGEIDAYKGPSGALVQAGAKPGDFRFADLNSDGVIDAKDQKYIGNPTPDLTFGVNLTAGYKGFDLQVSLVGSLGNDLVNANKGWWYSGSYNYNKIAGLENEAWHGEGTSNSVPRIVANDNNQNLTRFSNFYVEDGSYARMRNLQLGYTLPKAASSVLRMSSLRLYVSAQNLFTITNYSGLDPEIGYGRSYTDTPSALNRGVDLGNYPTTRTYLIGANIAF
- a CDS encoding RagB/SusD family nutrient uptake outer membrane protein; the protein is MKKYSFLLALVLGLCLQSCKEFLDEPPRGQQNTNNYYTTAEECKAAVMGCYSLSDQNDWWQLDRTRMFGDAGSDDAWKGNAIAGDQREFGDFSRFFWLPNNEWFDNRYTHLFQAIGNCNAALVGIDKAPIDAELQKQLLGEVKFIRAYNYFELVKGFGGVPLVLTPVTAEEALTYQRATTEECYAQIIQDLKDAADALPEKGARAAIDRGRATKGAANAYLAKAYLFTEKWAESQQYAEKVIASGQYNLNDDFSRVWSVNNPNGNESIFEFNYNANQTFNLGTALTVVMRSRADGGWGFNTPSSNLEQAFVRENDPRLKYTIIKEGDSVDVKTNSFDYTKYNTKPSENESGRISRKMFLLLKDRPANEQNHAPLNRIELRYADLLLMHAEASYRLGQQDKARTSLNLVRARANRLKPGTVLPRTSSGTALLDHIWLERRLELAMEGHRYYDLVRQHRLVAVIQAFNAYNQTSTDPYDKGKVKDQISEKNNLFPIPTPQIQLSGGNVAQNPGY
- a CDS encoding glycoside hydrolase, which translates into the protein MSIPAQSSVSLSTPHILPARQYVARGRFLLGALLLLGASGTSSGQGSQARTSASAKPVTVLLDDTKTYQTIDNFSASDAWACQFVGQWPAAKREAIADLLFSTENGPNGNPRGIGLSMWRFNIGAGSTQQGEASGIKDEWHRAESFLLPDGRYDWTRQAGQVWFMQSAKQRGVKQFLGFMNSPPVQYTLTGRAFAADGKTNIAPAKYEAFAKFMADVVQGVQRTTGMLFDYISPINEPQWDWSDPKQEGSPFRNEEIAGVTKALNAALEAQKLPTKILITEAGKLNYLLATEDKPERGEQITAFFSSASPTYVGNLPRMAPVVAAHSYFTTSPHNQAVTLRKQLAAKVAAVPKLTFWQSEYCILGDNGGEINGNKRDLTIEPALYLARVIHNDLAMANAAAWQWWLAVSPYDYKDGLIYVDKTKEDGNYQTSKMLWALGNYSRFIRPGAVRIDARLAPDLGPENQLLVSAYKNAGSKQFVTVVVNSATTAADLQLKIGKKLGTMRIYTTSATTDLQPGPVLKADQLVHLAPRSITTVVSEIR